The nucleotide sequence GGGCAACTGGTTCAATTATATCGCCATTTTCGTGCTGCTGACCAAGCTCACCGGATCAGGCGCCGCAGTGAGCTGGTTTCTCATCGCAAAATTTATCCCCACCACAATTCTCGGTCCTGCGGCTGGGGTTATTGCCGACCGCTTCTCCCGTAAAATGATCATGATTCTGAGTGATCTTTCAAGGGTCGCGGTGGTGCTTTGTTTTCTCCTGGTGGACAAACCGGAGCACGTCTGGCTGGTCTATGTGCTGGCCCTGATCCAGGAATCCATCTGGACCTTCTATGACCCGGCCCGCCGGGCAACGATCCCAAACCTCTGCCGTCCGGAGGAATTAAACATTGCCAATGCCCTGGGAGGTGCCACCTGGTCGCTGATGCTGGCTTTCGGCGCCGGTCTCGGTGGTTTAGTCACTGCCCTGCTGGGCTGGCAGACAGCAATCATCATTGATTCAGTAACATTTCTGGTTTCTGCAGGGCTTTTAAAAGGACTGGTTCTGCCTCCCCTTAAAAAACGACCGGAAAAGAAACTGACCTGGAAGGATTACACCGGGCTCAACGATCTTCATGAGGGCTTGAAATATGTTGCATCGGATAAGAAGGTTGCCGCCCTGCTTCTGGTAAAGAGTGGCTGGGCTATTTCCGGCGGAATTCTCGTGATGCTCACCGTCTTTGGCGAGGAGGTGTTTCCAACCCACGGGCCGGGAGCCGGCAGCGGCATACTGTACAGTATCCGCGGAGTCGGCGCGGCGCTGGGGCCGATCCTTGCCTGGCGCTATCTGGGTGAGACGCGCAATGAAATGTACCGGGCAATCGGCCTTTCCTTTTTCGTGGCATCAGGGGCCTACATGCTTTTCGGCCAGGCCCAGAGCCTGCTTGCCGCCATACCCTTTGTATTCATCGGTCATCTG is from Pseudomonadota bacterium and encodes:
- a CDS encoding MFS transporter, with the translated sequence MITEKKHTAPHLSVSDWRSYVTLFSENHQFRRLWLAGIISQMGNWFNYIAIFVLLTKLTGSGAAVSWFLIAKFIPTTILGPAAGVIADRFSRKMIMILSDLSRVAVVLCFLLVDKPEHVWLVYVLALIQESIWTFYDPARRATIPNLCRPEELNIANALGGATWSLMLAFGAGLGGLVTALLGWQTAIIIDSVTFLVSAGLLKGLVLPPLKKRPEKKLTWKDYTGLNDLHEGLKYVASDKKVAALLLVKSGWAISGGILVMLTVFGEEVFPTHGPGAGSGILYSIRGVGAALGPILAWRYLGETRNEMYRAIGLSFFVASGAYMLFGQAQSLLAAIPFVFIGHLGGSVQWVFSTNLLQRTVPDEFRGRVFAAEMGLLTLILSLSTYFTGAALGHGLDPRLVMMRLAMLFLLPGIIWSVYIWTNNPATRE